Proteins from a genomic interval of Hyphomicrobiales bacterium:
- a CDS encoding DUF3830 family protein: MKLAFDFAGGGQLIAEFLDRRVPATMRAIAAALPIKTSVYQARWSGREIFLPVSLRKKPPRENQSIRAAKGDVIYFCEWKDAYDYTGFEAIGLFYGNEIVREWRGDCPVNVIARIDQIQFELIEELGERIWREGGEAITVTAVE; encoded by the coding sequence ATGAAACTCGCCTTCGACTTTGCCGGCGGCGGACAGCTCATCGCCGAGTTCCTGGACCGGCGCGTGCCGGCAACCATGCGGGCGATTGCCGCCGCCCTTCCCATAAAGACCTCGGTCTACCAGGCGCGCTGGTCCGGTCGCGAAATCTTTCTGCCTGTCAGCCTCCGGAAAAAGCCGCCGCGCGAGAACCAGAGCATTCGCGCCGCAAAGGGCGATGTCATCTATTTCTGCGAGTGGAAGGACGCATACGATTACACCGGATTTGAAGCGATCGGTCTCTTCTACGGCAACGAGATCGTGCGCGAATGGCGCGGCGACTGCCCGGTCAACGTCATTGCCCGCATCGATCAAATCCAGTTTGAGCTGATCGAGGAGCTGGGCGAACGGATCTGGCGAGAGGGCGGCGAGGCGATAACCGTCACCGCGGTCGAATAG